The following are encoded together in the Vespa velutina chromosome 3, iVesVel2.1, whole genome shotgun sequence genome:
- the LOC124947807 gene encoding LIM and SH3 domain protein Lasp: MSKTCARCEKTVYPIEELKCLDKIWHKQCFKCQGCGMTLNMRTYKGFNKQPYCEAHIPKAKATTMAETPELKRIAENTKIQSNVKYHAEFEKAKGKFTQVADDPETLRIKQNSKIISNVAYHGELQKKAIMEQKRTMTGENGEQIEYVEYTDGTIAPASSSYLNANPPVARTANSPVQRTPGRIADYDPLSEARPSPYSARQAATTVIYTSDKGPVTNPPTRKIGSVADIDPVNDYYGSLTPATNNNHVIQHQQPPPPPPPTNVGRVYRAMYDYEAQDLDEVSFCDGDLIVNCTAIDEGWMTGLVQRTGRHGMLPANYVEPAQI; encoded by the exons ATATGGCATAAGCAGTGCTTCAAGTGTCAGGGCTGCGGTATGACCTTGAACATGCGAACTTACAAAGGCTTCAACAAACAGCCATACTGCGAGGC ACACATACCAAAAGCAAAGGCAACGACGATGGCGGAAACACCAGAATTAAAACGCATCGCGGAGAATACAAAAATTCAAAGCAACGTTAAGTATCACGCAGAGTTCGAAAAGGCAAAGGGAAAGTTCACGCAAGTTGCGGATGATCCAGAGACGCTGAGAATCAAGCAGAACAGCAAGATAATTTCAAACGTTGCTTACCATGGTGAACTTCAGAAGAAGGCGATTATGGAACAGAAAAGGACCATGACCGGAGAGAATGGCGAACAAATCG AGTACGTAGAGTACACGGACGGTACAATCGCACCTGCCTCGAGCAGTTACCTAAATGCGAATCCACCAGTTGCGAGAACGGCAAACTCGCCTGTACAAAGGACACCAGGTAGGATCGCTGATTACGATCCCCTTAGCGAGGCAAGGCCGAGTCCTTATTCCGCCAGGCAAGCCGCGACCACGGTCATTTATACCAGTGACAAAGGTCCAG TGACGAATCCACCTACACGAAAAATTGGCTCCGTTGCGGATATCGACCCGGTGAACGACTATTACGGATCGCTCACGCCTGCGACGAATAACAATCACGTGATACAGCATCagcaaccaccaccaccaccgccacctaCCAACGTCGGA agAGTCTACAGAGCGATGTACGATTACGAGGCACAAGATTTGGACGAAGTAAGCTTCTGTGACGGTGACCTGATTGTTAACTGTACAGCCATCGACGAAGGATGGATGACCGGTTTGGTACAACGTACAGGTCGGCACGGTATGCTGCCAGCGAACTATGTCGAGCCGGCGCAAATCTAA